The Aggregatilinea lenta genome includes a region encoding these proteins:
- a CDS encoding metallophosphoesterase family protein, with protein MARVAILADIHGNLPAFEAVLADLRSVAPDVVVVNGDVINRGPQSTECLQIVRESGWHVTFGNHEDFVLKGVRHDDLPSEWYTDWFLPVRTVSESLNPDEITYISALPWSHVIDVPGLPAIHVTHGSPRALTDGLGPWMPDAELLDTVRLVPEPVIVGAHSHRPFDHHVDGHWALNCGSVGAPFNGNPSAQYLVLTGQGGAWQADFRAVPYDRDRTYAAWDTIGYMDRSTSAQVFKFEVETATFHLLAYERFCMKHDLPKNEMPSFVRYRRAAAMTPRGRVLVRPAD; from the coding sequence ATGGCACGGGTTGCCATCCTGGCCGATATTCACGGCAATCTGCCCGCGTTCGAAGCGGTGCTGGCCGATCTGCGCAGTGTCGCGCCGGATGTAGTGGTCGTCAACGGCGACGTGATCAACCGGGGGCCGCAGAGCACCGAGTGCCTGCAAATCGTGCGCGAAAGCGGCTGGCACGTCACCTTCGGCAATCACGAGGACTTCGTGCTCAAGGGCGTGCGCCACGACGACCTGCCATCAGAGTGGTATACCGATTGGTTCCTGCCCGTGCGCACCGTCTCCGAATCGCTGAATCCCGACGAGATCACGTACATTTCGGCGCTGCCGTGGTCGCACGTGATCGATGTGCCCGGCCTGCCCGCGATCCACGTCACGCACGGCAGCCCGCGTGCGCTCACCGACGGCTTGGGCCCCTGGATGCCCGACGCCGAGTTGCTCGACACCGTGCGCCTTGTGCCCGAACCCGTGATTGTCGGCGCGCACTCGCACCGCCCCTTCGATCATCACGTCGATGGGCATTGGGCGCTCAACTGCGGCTCAGTTGGTGCGCCGTTCAATGGCAATCCATCGGCGCAGTACCTCGTGCTGACGGGGCAGGGCGGCGCGTGGCAGGCCGACTTCCGCGCCGTGCCCTACGACCGCGACCGCACCTATGCCGCCTGGGACACGATCGGTTACATGGATCGCAGCACGTCCGCGCAGGTGTTCAAGTTCGAGGTGGAAACGGCGACGTTCCACCTGCTGGCTTACGAGCGCTTCTGCATGAAGCACGATCTGCCCAAGAACGAAATGCCGAGCTTTGTGCGCTACCGTCGCGCCGCCGCCATGACGCCACGGGGCCGCGTGCTCGTCCGCCCTGCGGACTAA
- the trmB gene encoding tRNA (guanine(46)-N(7))-methyltransferase TrmB: MPRVKLSRFRVRQPEPDALAAYMLAYPGYELHFQPETLTPITAEALFGHACPLVIDFGCGRGDFLIGLAQEQPDACFVGIDFHQKSLWDAVNKASAAGVTNVRFLHGDIRRMLKLAPDGSVSEAYMLFPPPYLKPSKLYKDPLPEDTLREIARLLAPGAPFHFVTDSAEYFDAKRDLIGESGWFEIASTSQGFEGGKTYFQQFWEKRNIESRRLEAHRTHTPLPPHSEV; the protein is encoded by the coding sequence ATGCCACGTGTCAAACTCAGCCGGTTTCGCGTCCGGCAGCCGGAGCCGGACGCGCTCGCCGCCTACATGCTCGCCTATCCCGGCTACGAGCTGCACTTCCAGCCAGAAACGCTCACACCCATTACCGCCGAAGCGCTGTTCGGGCACGCCTGCCCGCTGGTGATCGACTTCGGCTGCGGACGCGGCGACTTCCTGATCGGGCTGGCCCAGGAGCAGCCGGACGCGTGCTTCGTCGGGATCGACTTCCACCAGAAATCGCTGTGGGACGCGGTCAACAAGGCCAGCGCGGCGGGCGTGACCAACGTGCGCTTCCTGCACGGTGACATCCGCCGTATGCTGAAGCTCGCGCCGGACGGCTCAGTGAGTGAGGCGTACATGCTGTTCCCGCCGCCATACCTCAAGCCGAGCAAGCTCTACAAAGATCCCCTGCCCGAAGATACTCTGCGCGAGATCGCGCGCCTTCTGGCGCCAGGCGCGCCGTTTCACTTCGTCACGGACAGCGCGGAGTACTTCGACGCCAAGCGCGACTTAATCGGGGAGAGCGGCTGGTTCGAGATCGCTTCCACGTCGCAGGGCTTCGAGGGCGGCAAAACGTACTTCCAGCAGTTTTGGGAGAAGCGCAACATCGAGTCGCGGCGGCTCGAAGCGCACCGCACGCACACCCCGCTCCCGCCCCATTCAGAGGTGTGA
- a CDS encoding O-antigen ligase family protein: METTHSTFKRRGILQYAPTQLAQTLRAPRPTAILVGAAVGLLGGALALLTVLAGPVMAFGAVLGLGVGLYVLTDLQGALYVTLGAIALLPFGNLPVDIAVTPTLLDAALGGFFLVYAMQWMTGQRRLFRSTPITLVALGFTMIMLFAFFMGLRHAPMTSRVLRNVAEMVLALLMIPILVDVMRDPVTLRRAIAVLILCGGAAAFVGIALWLLPDMTAEAMLNRLGRLGYPVGGVIRYRETYGAILNERAIGTWVDPNAYGGFLLMVGAVTAPQVFARRPVLDRRLVTGILGLVGMAIFLTDSRGAMLSLGAAFAFIAAMRYRKLLLIMAAAGIIALFLPFTQRYIEKFEAGIRGEDVETQMRFGEYRDALTLIERYPVIGVGFSGTPEIDLYLGVANTYLTVASNAGLVGLAAYLLLFGSALGYGLAHYTQIVADNALRDVWLGLAAALIGVLVGGMFDHYYFKIDSFQATMTFVWIVMGLMLAATRLAQDGISAGAAEAAVSGQ; the protein is encoded by the coding sequence ATGGAAACGACACATTCAACGTTCAAGCGTAGGGGCATATTGCAGTACGCCCCTACCCAACTCGCCCAAACGCTGCGTGCGCCCCGCCCCACGGCGATCCTCGTCGGAGCGGCGGTCGGGCTGCTGGGCGGCGCGCTGGCCCTGCTGACCGTGCTCGCCGGACCGGTGATGGCCTTCGGGGCGGTGCTTGGGCTGGGCGTCGGGCTGTACGTGCTCACCGATTTGCAGGGCGCGCTGTACGTCACACTCGGCGCGATCGCGCTGCTGCCGTTCGGCAACCTGCCGGTGGATATCGCCGTGACGCCGACCCTGCTCGACGCGGCGCTAGGCGGCTTCTTCCTGGTCTATGCCATGCAGTGGATGACCGGGCAGCGGCGGTTGTTCCGCTCCACGCCGATCACGCTGGTCGCGCTGGGCTTCACGATGATCATGCTGTTCGCGTTCTTCATGGGCCTGCGCCACGCGCCCATGACCTCGCGCGTGCTGCGCAACGTGGCCGAAATGGTACTCGCGCTGCTGATGATCCCGATCCTGGTGGACGTCATGCGCGACCCGGTCACGCTGCGGCGGGCGATCGCCGTGCTGATCCTGTGCGGCGGCGCGGCGGCGTTCGTCGGGATCGCGCTGTGGCTGCTGCCGGATATGACCGCCGAGGCGATGCTCAACCGTTTGGGGCGGCTCGGCTACCCGGTTGGCGGCGTGATCCGCTACCGCGAGACGTACGGCGCGATCCTCAACGAGCGCGCGATCGGCACGTGGGTCGATCCCAACGCGTACGGCGGCTTTCTGCTGATGGTGGGCGCGGTGACGGCTCCGCAGGTCTTCGCGCGGCGGCCCGTGCTGGATCGCCGCCTCGTGACGGGCATCCTCGGCCTGGTCGGGATGGCGATCTTCCTGACCGACTCGCGCGGGGCGATGCTGTCACTGGGCGCAGCGTTCGCGTTCATCGCGGCGATGCGCTACCGCAAACTGCTGCTGATCATGGCGGCGGCGGGGATCATTGCGCTGTTCTTGCCGTTCACGCAGCGCTACATCGAAAAGTTCGAGGCGGGCATTCGCGGCGAGGACGTCGAGACGCAGATGCGCTTCGGCGAATACCGCGACGCGCTGACGCTGATCGAGCGCTATCCGGTGATCGGCGTGGGCTTCTCCGGCACGCCGGAGATCGACCTGTATCTGGGCGTGGCGAACACGTACCTGACCGTCGCCTCGAACGCGGGATTAGTTGGGCTGGCGGCGTACCTGCTGCTGTTCGGCAGCGCGCTCGGCTATGGGCTGGCACATTACACGCAGATCGTGGCAGATAACGCCCTGCGCGACGTGTGGCTGGGGCTGGCCGCCGCGCTGATCGGCGTGCTGGTCGGCGGCATGTTCGACCACTACTACTTCAAGATCGATTCGTTCCAGGCGACCATGACGTTCGTGTGGATCGTGATGGGCCTGATGCTGGCCGCCACGCGGCTGGCGCAGGACGGGATATCCGCTGGTGCTGCCGAAGCAGCCGTCAGTGGTCAGTGA
- a CDS encoding xanthine dehydrogenase family protein molybdopterin-binding subunit, translating to MTPVSRRNFLKIAGGAGTGLVLGFELPAKPRARAGFVPPPMPGYPAQEGGPTYEPNAYLEIAPDGTVTVQIFRSEMGQGVETAFLMIVADELEADWAKLAPVQARPASVYGNQVTADSRSISLSWDVLRAVAAAARMMLIEAAAQQWGVDAAECRAETHTVVHEASGQSLGYGELAEAAAALPVPGMDAVTLKDPADFKFIGQRMGQFDNPDFVTGAAHYCSDIRLDGMLYATIARCPVFRGTVARYDDSAALAVEGVQQVAQVGNYGVAVIADSTWAALKGREALEVTWDEGENATFNSEDVFAALAERAHAEVQEMDDGTPANVIIDAGYMVPYLAHASMEPMCCVAHYTGDALELWAPTQHRQDVLGRAAETSGLGHDRITVHVPLLGGGFGRRVESDFAVEAILVSMAANAPIKLFWSREDDIQHDYYHPLTYHLKYKKLDPESGSLDSRQRVDNIPTGPWRSVDNFPDALVNECFQDEVAHGAGYDLIENRRWGYGDTPRGAVMERAVELSGWNDPAPDGHARGIAVHSTFGVTHVAQVHEVSVADDGTLTIHRIVCVVDCGRVINPDMAEAQIEGGIVFALSAALGSEITIENGRAVQSNFHNYPIVRFDEMPPIEITFMESDEPPQGLGEMGVPTTVPALLNAIYNLTGKRIRRIPIRAEDLRAG from the coding sequence ATGACGCCAGTTTCGCGCCGGAACTTTTTGAAGATCGCCGGGGGAGCGGGGACCGGGCTGGTGCTCGGCTTCGAGCTGCCCGCCAAGCCACGCGCCAGGGCCGGATTCGTGCCGCCGCCCATGCCGGGCTATCCCGCGCAGGAGGGTGGCCCCACCTACGAGCCGAACGCGTACCTGGAAATCGCGCCGGACGGCACAGTGACCGTGCAGATCTTCCGCAGCGAAATGGGGCAAGGCGTCGAGACGGCATTCCTGATGATCGTCGCGGACGAGCTGGAAGCCGACTGGGCGAAGCTGGCCCCGGTCCAGGCGCGGCCCGCGTCGGTGTACGGCAATCAGGTCACGGCGGATAGCCGCAGCATCTCGCTGTCGTGGGACGTGCTGCGGGCCGTCGCTGCCGCCGCACGCATGATGCTGATCGAAGCCGCCGCCCAGCAGTGGGGCGTGGATGCGGCGGAGTGCCGCGCCGAGACTCACACCGTGGTGCACGAGGCGTCGGGCCAGTCGCTGGGCTACGGGGAACTGGCCGAAGCCGCCGCCGCACTGCCCGTGCCCGGCATGGACGCGGTCACGCTCAAAGATCCGGCGGACTTCAAGTTCATCGGGCAGCGCATGGGCCAGTTCGATAATCCCGATTTCGTGACGGGCGCGGCCCACTATTGCAGCGATATCCGGCTGGATGGAATGCTGTATGCCACCATCGCGCGGTGTCCGGTCTTTCGCGGGACGGTCGCCCGATACGACGACAGCGCCGCGCTGGCGGTCGAGGGCGTGCAGCAGGTGGCCCAGGTGGGCAACTACGGCGTCGCCGTCATCGCGGACAGCACGTGGGCCGCGCTGAAGGGCCGCGAAGCGCTGGAGGTCACCTGGGACGAAGGCGAGAACGCGACGTTCAACAGCGAGGACGTCTTTGCGGCGCTGGCCGAACGCGCTCACGCCGAGGTTCAGGAAATGGACGATGGCACACCCGCGAACGTGATCATCGACGCGGGCTACATGGTCCCCTACCTCGCGCACGCGTCGATGGAGCCGATGTGCTGCGTCGCGCACTACACGGGCGACGCGCTCGAACTCTGGGCGCCGACGCAGCACCGGCAGGATGTGCTGGGCCGCGCCGCCGAAACCAGCGGCCTGGGTCACGACCGCATCACGGTCCACGTACCGCTGCTGGGGGGTGGGTTTGGCCGCCGCGTGGAATCGGATTTCGCGGTCGAAGCGATCCTGGTATCGATGGCCGCCAACGCGCCGATCAAGCTGTTCTGGTCGCGCGAGGACGACATCCAGCACGACTACTACCACCCGCTGACCTATCACCTCAAGTACAAGAAGCTCGACCCCGAAAGCGGCTCACTCGACAGCCGCCAGCGGGTCGATAACATCCCGACCGGGCCGTGGCGCTCGGTGGACAACTTCCCCGACGCGCTGGTCAACGAGTGCTTCCAGGACGAGGTCGCGCACGGCGCGGGCTACGACCTGATCGAAAACCGGCGCTGGGGCTACGGCGACACACCGCGCGGCGCGGTCATGGAGCGCGCGGTCGAGCTATCCGGCTGGAACGATCCCGCGCCGGACGGGCACGCGCGCGGCATCGCGGTGCACAGCACTTTCGGCGTGACCCACGTCGCGCAGGTGCACGAAGTCTCCGTGGCGGACGACGGCACGCTGACCATTCACCGCATCGTGTGCGTGGTAGACTGCGGGCGCGTGATCAACCCGGACATGGCCGAGGCGCAGATCGAGGGCGGGATCGTGTTCGCGCTTTCGGCGGCGCTGGGCAGCGAGATCACCATCGAAAACGGGCGCGCGGTGCAGAGCAACTTCCACAATTACCCGATCGTGCGGTTTGACGAGATGCCGCCCATCGAGATCACGTTCATGGAAAGCGACGAGCCGCCGCAGGGCCTCGGTGAAATGGGCGTACCCACCACCGTGCCCGCCCTGCTCAACGCGATCTATAACCTGACCGGCAAGCGCATCCGCCGCATCCCGATCCGCGCGGAAGACCTGCGCGCGGGCTGA
- a CDS encoding (2Fe-2S)-binding protein, with protein sequence MADYTLTINGESVTVTVSPDTPLLWVLRDTLGLTGTKYGCGRGLCGTCTVHRDGEAVRSCMVAVADVGDSAITTIEGLSPDGSHPVQVAWIEESVAQCGYCQPGQIMEAAALLAENPAPTDDEIDAAMSGVLCRCGTYSRIRRAVHRAAEGGES encoded by the coding sequence ATGGCCGACTATACGCTGACCATCAACGGCGAATCCGTGACGGTCACAGTCTCCCCTGACACCCCCCTGCTCTGGGTCCTGCGCGACACGCTTGGGCTGACCGGCACCAAGTACGGGTGCGGGCGCGGCCTGTGTGGGACCTGCACCGTGCACCGCGACGGCGAGGCCGTGCGCTCGTGTATGGTGGCCGTCGCCGACGTGGGCGACAGCGCGATCACCACCATCGAGGGCCTCTCACCCGATGGATCGCATCCCGTTCAGGTCGCCTGGATCGAAGAGAGCGTCGCGCAGTGCGGGTACTGCCAGCCGGGGCAAATCATGGAAGCCGCCGCGCTGCTGGCGGAGAATCCCGCCCCGACCGACGACGAGATCGACGCGGCCATGTCCGGCGTTTTGTGCCGCTGCGGGACGTACAGCCGCATCCGGCGGGCCGTACACCGCGCGGCGGAAGGCGGTGAATCATGA
- a CDS encoding YfhO family protein: MPNTDPISTPVPSRRARRAPDALAVLALVALWGLYFWRILTPQAQDAVSLTEGDFSGQFVAFFSYQVERLSAGEVPLWNPYNYAGHPFLADTQSAVFYPPRLLTVAAVEIGGDTSPGALYTALQMEMALHVLLGTLLMYAFVRRLAARDLGAPPIAAVAGGLVAALTFGYGGFFSGYPQLQLAILEAGIWLPLALLAILEATRGPRPGWPCLLLAGVAAGLSLMAGHPQTTWFMLILALAFLAVRLWRGADRWRSFARDFIGAAAVFGIIAGGLAAVQLLPGLEYLRHATRLGMSFDAKSNGFPYSDLAQILFPNFITLFSPLYFGVAGLVLAIWAAARRAPFSAFFGIAALLALALSFGGGTVVYDAVYLLVPGASWFRGQERAAFVVAGCASVLAGIGAADLLSHTHAPATVRALRRALIALAGGSALVALGLFGAWIADRGMFNPALQSAAFTALLAALTLAVLPWLLRGPASGGRAAALVALIVFDLFSLTMGRNFESMPASDRLPQPEIAAWLDDHLPPGERIDARRGLRDNFGTLYDVPDIRGISPLRLDAIDHILSLPDDRAWDLLAVRYVLTDWNELMVPSAIAATDADPYGAYNVHELDAPRGFAHLTYGATVVASDADAYGLLREPSYDTKRYAILDRDPGVAFPADVPDDPGSAAVTAFAPERITIAAENPAPAVLTLALPDYPGWEATVDGADADILRAYGGLSAVALPDAGAHTIELAYRPWSFRIGAILSIAAWLIVAALAVMRAWTRRQEHAREV; encoded by the coding sequence ATGCCAAACACCGATCCGATCTCGACCCCTGTCCCCTCCCGCCGCGCGCGGCGCGCGCCCGACGCGCTGGCCGTGCTGGCGCTGGTCGCGCTGTGGGGCCTGTATTTCTGGCGCATCCTGACGCCGCAGGCGCAAGACGCCGTTTCGCTGACCGAGGGCGATTTTTCGGGACAGTTCGTGGCGTTCTTCAGCTATCAGGTCGAGCGCCTGTCGGCGGGGGAAGTCCCGCTGTGGAACCCCTACAACTATGCGGGCCATCCCTTTTTGGCCGATACACAGTCGGCGGTGTTTTATCCCCCACGCCTGCTGACCGTCGCGGCGGTCGAAATCGGCGGCGACACGTCACCCGGCGCGCTCTACACCGCCTTGCAGATGGAAATGGCGCTGCACGTGCTGCTTGGCACGCTACTGATGTACGCCTTCGTGCGGCGGCTGGCCGCACGGGACCTGGGTGCGCCGCCAATCGCGGCGGTGGCGGGCGGGCTGGTCGCCGCGCTGACGTTCGGCTACGGCGGGTTCTTCAGCGGCTACCCACAACTTCAGTTGGCGATCCTGGAAGCGGGGATCTGGCTGCCGCTGGCCCTGCTGGCGATCCTGGAAGCCACACGCGGCCCGCGGCCCGGCTGGCCGTGCCTGCTGCTGGCGGGCGTGGCGGCGGGCCTGTCGCTGATGGCGGGGCATCCGCAAACGACATGGTTCATGTTGATCCTGGCGCTGGCGTTCCTGGCGGTTCGATTGTGGCGCGGCGCAGATCGATGGCGATCTTTCGCGCGGGATTTCATCGGAGCGGCGGCAGTGTTCGGGATCATCGCGGGCGGGCTGGCCGCCGTGCAGCTTCTGCCGGGGCTGGAATATTTGCGGCACGCGACGCGACTGGGCATGTCATTCGATGCCAAGAGCAACGGCTTCCCCTATTCGGATCTGGCGCAGATCCTGTTCCCCAACTTCATTACGCTCTTTTCGCCGCTCTATTTTGGCGTCGCGGGGCTGGTCCTGGCGATCTGGGCGGCGGCGCGACGCGCCCCGTTCAGCGCGTTCTTCGGGATCGCGGCGCTGCTGGCGCTGGCGCTGAGCTTTGGCGGCGGTACGGTCGTGTATGACGCGGTGTATCTGCTGGTGCCGGGCGCAAGCTGGTTCCGGGGACAAGAGCGCGCGGCGTTCGTCGTGGCGGGCTGCGCCAGCGTGCTGGCGGGGATCGGGGCGGCGGATCTACTCAGTCACACGCACGCCCCGGCGACCGTGCGGGCGCTGCGGCGCGCGCTGATCGCGCTGGCGGGGGGATCGGCGCTGGTCGCGCTGGGGCTGTTCGGCGCGTGGATCGCGGATCGCGGCATGTTCAACCCGGCGCTGCAATCCGCTGCATTCACCGCGCTGCTGGCCGCGCTGACGCTGGCGGTGCTGCCGTGGCTGCTGCGGGGTCCCGCAAGCGGAGGCCGGGCGGCGGCGCTGGTGGCGCTGATCGTCTTCGACCTGTTCAGCCTGACGATGGGGCGCAACTTCGAGTCCATGCCCGCCTCGGATCGCCTGCCGCAGCCGGAGATCGCCGCGTGGCTGGACGATCATCTGCCGCCGGGCGAGCGCATCGACGCGCGGCGCGGGCTGCGCGACAACTTCGGAACACTGTACGACGTGCCGGACATTCGCGGGATCAGCCCGCTGCGCCTGGACGCGATCGATCACATTTTGAGCCTGCCGGACGACCGCGCCTGGGATCTGCTGGCGGTGCGCTACGTGCTCACGGACTGGAACGAGCTGATGGTTCCCAGCGCCATCGCCGCCACGGACGCCGATCCATACGGGGCGTACAACGTGCACGAACTCGACGCGCCGCGCGGCTTCGCGCACCTGACCTACGGCGCGACGGTTGTCGCGTCGGACGCGGACGCGTACGGCCTGCTGCGCGAGCCGTCCTACGACACAAAACGGTACGCGATCCTCGACCGCGATCCGGGCGTCGCGTTTCCCGCCGACGTGCCCGACGACCCCGGCAGCGCGGCGGTGACGGCCTTCGCGCCGGAGCGGATCACGATCGCCGCTGAGAATCCGGCCCCTGCCGTGCTGACACTGGCCCTGCCCGACTATCCCGGCTGGGAGGCGACCGTGGACGGCGCGGACGCGGACATTCTGCGCGCGTACGGCGGTCTGAGCGCGGTGGCCCTGCCGGATGCAGGCGCGCATACGATCGAGCTGGCTTACCGCCCGTGGAGCTTCCGCATCGGCGCGATCCTCAGCATCGCGGCGTGGTTAATCGTCGCGGCGCTGGCCGTCATGCGGGCGTGGACTCGGCGGCAAGAACACGCGCGTGAAGTATGA
- a CDS encoding glycosyltransferase family 4 protein encodes MRIGQITGEYPPMQGGVGAFTQELSRALAAQGHEIFIFTDYRATPLQSNGTIKVTADAHSWRWSTLGRIRHWAAAHQLDVVNIQYQAAAYNMSAFVHVLPMRLDGVAVATTFHDLLVPYLFPKAGPLRYQAVLTLARSSDGVIVTNPVDEERLASSSTAQQLQHIPIGSNIAPAPPGGYNRDLWRASNGFQPSDIVVGYFGFLNASKGIDTLLQGIKIARGKGLPVKLLMIGGRTGTSDPTNIVFAREIDELIERLDLNDHVHWTGFVDNEQVSGHLLAVDMVALPYRDGVSFRRGSLMAALAHGCAIITTRPEFNTPELEGDRAARLIPPDSPTALAVAIEDLAENPDLCAQMSTSARGLAAQFTWDSIATRTASFFEMLLATKQTS; translated from the coding sequence ATGCGAATCGGGCAGATTACGGGCGAATATCCGCCCATGCAGGGCGGCGTAGGCGCGTTTACGCAGGAACTCAGCCGCGCGCTGGCGGCGCAGGGGCACGAGATCTTCATTTTCACCGATTACCGCGCCACCCCGCTCCAGAGCAACGGCACGATCAAGGTGACTGCCGACGCGCACAGCTGGCGCTGGAGCACGCTGGGGCGCATCCGGCACTGGGCCGCCGCACACCAGCTCGACGTGGTGAACATCCAGTATCAGGCCGCCGCGTACAACATGTCGGCGTTCGTACACGTGCTGCCGATGCGGCTGGACGGCGTGGCGGTGGCGACCACGTTTCACGACCTGCTCGTGCCGTACCTGTTCCCGAAGGCCGGGCCGCTGCGGTATCAGGCCGTGCTGACGCTGGCACGGAGCAGCGACGGCGTGATCGTCACCAACCCGGTGGACGAGGAACGGCTGGCCTCAAGCAGCACGGCGCAGCAGCTTCAGCACATCCCGATCGGCTCGAACATCGCCCCCGCCCCGCCGGGCGGGTACAACCGCGACTTGTGGCGCGCGTCGAACGGCTTCCAGCCCAGCGACATCGTGGTGGGCTACTTCGGCTTTCTGAACGCCAGCAAGGGCATCGACACGCTGCTGCAAGGGATCAAGATCGCGCGCGGCAAGGGACTGCCCGTCAAGCTGCTGATGATCGGTGGGCGAACCGGGACGAGCGACCCCACGAACATCGTGTTTGCGCGCGAGATCGACGAGCTAATCGAGCGGCTGGATTTGAACGATCACGTGCACTGGACGGGGTTCGTGGACAACGAGCAGGTCAGCGGGCACCTGCTGGCGGTCGATATGGTGGCGCTGCCCTATCGGGACGGCGTATCGTTCCGGCGCGGCAGCCTGATGGCGGCGCTGGCGCACGGCTGCGCGATCATCACCACGCGGCCCGAATTCAACACGCCGGAACTGGAAGGCGACCGCGCCGCGCGGCTGATCCCGCCCGATTCGCCCACGGCGCTGGCCGTCGCGATCGAGGATCTGGCCGAAAACCCGGACCTGTGCGCGCAAATGAGCACCAGCGCGCGCGGTCTGGCGGCGCAGTTTACGTGGGACAGCATCGCCACGCGCACCGCGAGCTTTTTCGAGATGCTGCTGGCGACGAAACAAACGTCCTGA
- a CDS encoding glycosyltransferase family 2 protein: protein MERIVMDLSIIIVSWNVADLLADCLDSIAAAPVVRVGPDGAERGDTGPRVEVIVVDSASGDGTSALIRERFPWVRLFAETENVGFTRGNNLALAAAQGRALLLLNPDTLVHGDALNRLVNYLDEHPAVGLVGPRVLNADGTTQSTRRRFPTLFTGIFESTWLEGYAPRRVLDRFYVADQPDEGTFDVDWMQGCALMARRAVYEQIGGLDERYVMFSEELDWCRRAKDAGWRIVYVGDATITHYGGKSTEQIPTNKHIYFQQSKLRYYRKFHGPLAALALRAFLLLSYALQIAQEGGKALLGSRRAMRRERIATYRRVIRALATFN, encoded by the coding sequence GTGGAACGGATCGTAATGGACCTCTCGATCATCATCGTGAGCTGGAATGTCGCGGATCTGCTGGCCGACTGCCTGGATAGCATCGCCGCCGCGCCGGTCGTGCGCGTGGGGCCGGACGGCGCGGAACGCGGCGACACCGGGCCGCGCGTGGAAGTGATCGTGGTCGATTCGGCCAGCGGGGACGGCACGTCCGCGCTGATCCGCGAGCGATTCCCGTGGGTGCGATTGTTCGCGGAGACGGAGAACGTCGGCTTCACGCGCGGGAACAACCTCGCGCTGGCCGCCGCGCAGGGACGCGCCCTGCTGCTGCTCAACCCCGATACGCTGGTGCACGGCGACGCGCTGAACCGCCTCGTGAATTACCTGGACGAGCATCCGGCGGTCGGGCTGGTGGGGCCGCGCGTGCTCAACGCGGACGGCACAACGCAATCCACACGCCGCCGCTTCCCGACGCTGTTCACGGGCATCTTCGAAAGCACGTGGCTCGAGGGCTACGCGCCGCGCCGCGTGCTCGACCGGTTTTACGTCGCGGACCAGCCCGACGAGGGCACGTTTGACGTGGACTGGATGCAGGGCTGCGCGCTGATGGCCCGCCGCGCCGTGTACGAGCAGATCGGCGGGCTGGACGAGCGCTACGTGATGTTCAGCGAGGAACTGGACTGGTGCCGCCGCGCCAAAGACGCGGGCTGGCGGATCGTGTACGTGGGGGACGCGACGATCACGCATTACGGCGGCAAGAGCACCGAGCAGATCCCGACCAACAAACACATTTATTTCCAGCAAAGCAAGCTGCGCTACTACCGCAAGTTCCACGGGCCGCTGGCGGCGCTTGCCCTGCGCGCGTTCTTGTTGTTAAGCTACGCACTGCAAATCGCGCAGGAAGGCGGCAAGGCGCTGCTCGGCTCGCGCCGGGCAATGCGCCGCGAGCGAATCGCCACCTATCGCCGGGTGATCCGCGCGCTGGCGACCTTCAACTAG